The Synechococcus sp. MU1617 genome window below encodes:
- a CDS encoding neuromedin U — protein MFRRLLLGVVAFTAFAGTGVVAQEVNEIKAESGGFDYSPLTEPEQAEIAQAQLIASEDKAPGVVAAEAAGPDQAALAKAAQNPIASMISIPFQWNATPGTQWAPNSVDPDAKHDRVMNVVNVQPVFPFKLSDDWTLVTRTIVPFINAPFAKPKFNLTPAGEPYFDGWREKYTFGVGDVNPTGFFVPTLEGDFTFGFGPTLSIPSNKIPLSTGKWSVGPALVGVYTKGPWVVGGLVNNMWSFAGEDDRKDVNKMLVQPFINYNLPKGWYVSFSPIITADWENKDQGWTVPVGAGIGRVFTLGKQPINVSVHGYYNAIKPEIGGEELMGDWTIRTQVQFLIPSAGKK, from the coding sequence GTGTTTCGTCGACTTCTGTTGGGCGTGGTTGCGTTTACAGCTTTTGCTGGCACTGGCGTGGTGGCGCAAGAGGTCAACGAGATCAAGGCTGAGTCAGGCGGTTTTGATTACAGCCCTCTGACGGAGCCTGAGCAAGCCGAGATCGCTCAGGCCCAGCTCATTGCGTCCGAAGACAAGGCACCTGGTGTTGTTGCGGCAGAGGCTGCTGGCCCGGACCAAGCCGCTCTGGCCAAAGCGGCACAAAATCCCATCGCCAGCATGATCAGCATTCCCTTCCAATGGAATGCCACTCCCGGGACTCAATGGGCACCGAATTCGGTTGACCCCGATGCCAAGCATGACAGGGTCATGAATGTGGTCAACGTTCAACCTGTTTTTCCGTTCAAATTGAGTGATGACTGGACGCTGGTGACGCGCACCATTGTTCCTTTCATTAATGCACCATTCGCTAAGCCAAAGTTTAACCTCACCCCAGCAGGTGAACCTTACTTTGATGGCTGGAGGGAGAAATACACGTTTGGTGTTGGTGATGTCAATCCCACCGGTTTTTTCGTGCCCACCCTGGAGGGTGATTTCACCTTTGGTTTCGGCCCGACCCTCAGTATTCCTTCCAATAAGATCCCGCTGAGCACCGGAAAGTGGTCTGTCGGTCCTGCACTCGTTGGTGTTTATACCAAGGGCCCCTGGGTTGTGGGCGGTTTGGTGAACAACATGTGGTCTTTCGCAGGTGAAGATGACCGAAAGGATGTGAATAAAATGTTGGTCCAACCCTTCATTAACTACAATCTGCCTAAGGGTTGGTACGTGTCATTTTCACCAATCATTACAGCTGATTGGGAGAATAAGGATCAAGGCTGGACTGTTCCAGTCGGTGCTGGAATTGGCCGAGTCTTTACGCTTGGAAAGCAGCCAATCAATGTCTCAGTTCATGGCTATTACAATGCAATTAAGCCAGAAATTGGTGGAGAAGAGCTGATGGGTGACTGGACAATTCGTACGCAGGTTCAGTTCCTAATCCCCTCGGCTGGCAAGAAATAG
- a CDS encoding DUF1254 domain-containing protein produces the protein MVSATWMKGASKGLSLLALSGVLFGLPTRAQAGADAIPAGYTTPIPSELLTPDKVRTSVGTFNFFDGMPDPATVKATFDNLKFIRAYETFLTMMPAASIEMLRHGHEQIGVDDYTKVNLMSPLNSNPLFLTGNTDTVYGSAFFNLQRTGPLVIEVPAGLGPGTINDAYFRFVADTGGPGPDKGKGGKYLILGPDDKEPANTDGYFVFRSPTYSNWLILRAFLDDEGKPDQAVANYENGLRMYPLSQKDNPPKMTFIQGGDKVFNTVHANNFEFFNELNRVIQREPIDFLDPEIRGLAAGIGMEKGKPFNPSPADRALMEEAVQVGVAYVRSDMVTPRASDAYTYEGNPQWFTAFAGGSYEWLKDGGRGGRNLDARNNFFWAYTVNTPAMVLEMVGVGSQYAIAGTDENGAVLDGGKTYKLTIDKNPPAKDFWSIVVYDPQTRSQLQTSQPFPAKNNKRNKDMVMNADGSVDLYFGPKAPLGKETNWIETVPGKGWFTAFRLYGPLQPWFDQTWKLNNIEVLD, from the coding sequence ATGGTGAGCGCAACGTGGATGAAGGGTGCCTCTAAGGGGCTGTCCCTTCTTGCCCTGTCAGGTGTTTTGTTTGGTTTGCCCACCAGAGCGCAAGCAGGGGCTGATGCCATCCCAGCCGGATACACCACTCCGATCCCATCAGAGCTGCTCACACCAGACAAGGTGCGCACGTCTGTTGGCACCTTCAATTTCTTCGATGGTATGCCCGATCCGGCCACGGTGAAGGCGACTTTCGACAATCTCAAATTCATCCGGGCTTACGAGACCTTCCTGACGATGATGCCTGCGGCGAGCATAGAAATGCTGCGGCACGGTCATGAACAGATCGGTGTGGATGATTACACCAAGGTGAATTTGATGTCACCGTTGAATTCCAATCCCCTGTTTTTAACCGGTAATACAGATACCGTTTATGGCTCGGCTTTTTTCAACTTGCAGCGGACGGGGCCGTTGGTGATTGAGGTGCCTGCTGGTCTTGGACCTGGCACGATCAATGATGCCTACTTTCGATTTGTGGCTGATACAGGAGGTCCCGGTCCGGACAAAGGCAAGGGTGGTAAATATTTGATTCTTGGTCCTGACGATAAAGAGCCTGCAAACACCGATGGCTACTTTGTTTTCCGCTCACCCACGTATTCCAACTGGTTGATTTTGAGGGCCTTCCTGGATGATGAGGGTAAGCCTGACCAGGCAGTTGCGAACTACGAGAATGGTTTGCGGATGTATCCGCTGTCGCAAAAAGACAACCCACCCAAGATGACCTTCATCCAAGGTGGGGACAAGGTTTTTAATACTGTGCATGCCAACAACTTTGAATTCTTCAACGAACTCAATCGTGTGATTCAGCGGGAGCCCATCGATTTCCTTGATCCGGAAATTCGCGGTTTGGCAGCTGGGATCGGGATGGAAAAAGGAAAACCTTTTAACCCCTCACCGGCTGATCGAGCCTTGATGGAGGAAGCTGTTCAGGTGGGTGTGGCGTATGTCCGCTCCGACATGGTTACCCCCCGTGCTTCAGATGCATACACCTATGAAGGTAATCCCCAATGGTTCACAGCCTTCGCGGGTGGAAGTTATGAGTGGCTCAAAGATGGTGGCCGGGGAGGTCGAAATCTTGACGCCCGTAACAACTTCTTCTGGGCTTACACCGTCAACACTCCGGCCATGGTGCTGGAAATGGTTGGCGTCGGCTCTCAATATGCGATTGCTGGGACGGATGAAAATGGTGCTGTTCTTGATGGTGGTAAAACATACAAATTAACCATTGATAAGAATCCACCTGCTAAGGATTTCTGGTCAATCGTGGTTTATGACCCACAAACGCGTTCTCAGCTGCAAACCAGTCAGCCCTTCCCTGCCAAGAACAACAAGCGCAACAAAGACATGGTTATGAATGCAGATGGGTCCGTGGATTTGTATTTCGGACCCAAAGCACCTTTGGGCAAGGAAACCAATTGGATTGAAACGGTACCTGGGAAAGGGTGGTTCACGGCCTTTCGGCTCTATGGCCCATTGCAACCCTGGTTTGACCAAACCTGGAAGCTGAACAATATCGAAGTGCTTGATTGA
- a CDS encoding DUF1254 domain-containing protein yields the protein MTRSSFKSLVLASALVFGAVGCGQTQSTIGQSDPDQATSSAAECPSPAVVSKATEVTPVTKANYANAETEVIFADYVRKIAKGTCGDGVGVFLHQRAAMDPKERTILRPNFDTLYSFAILDLESPATVVLPETDRYQILEVIDEDHWIPLVSDKPGRYQLSRESVGSRYAYVIVRTQVNMQDPADLKEAAEIQGKIALVQDKAGEFVSKNKYDMDEILAIRAGYQKRMQPEGLTSEMVFGKKGEISDEMRDFGVALGWGGLPKQGAVYPFPTIVDSTEPHVLVLKDVPNDPRAFWSVTVYDKDGFAVGEKYNVNSAFAKKNDKGEYVMHLGGDKSQDNYLDIYPGWNVAVRIYSPTEAYFNGTWTAPQFEPAK from the coding sequence ATGACTCGTTCTTCATTTAAGTCGTTAGTTCTCGCTTCTGCATTGGTTTTTGGTGCTGTTGGTTGTGGTCAGACGCAATCCACAATTGGCCAGTCTGATCCCGATCAGGCGACATCCTCAGCTGCCGAATGTCCAAGTCCTGCGGTCGTGAGCAAGGCGACTGAGGTGACGCCTGTCACCAAGGCGAATTACGCTAATGCTGAAACGGAAGTGATCTTTGCTGATTACGTTCGCAAGATCGCCAAGGGCACGTGCGGTGATGGCGTCGGTGTTTTCCTGCACCAGCGTGCAGCGATGGATCCCAAAGAGCGCACGATCCTGCGCCCAAATTTCGACACTCTTTATTCCTTTGCGATTCTCGACCTTGAGAGTCCAGCCACAGTGGTTCTGCCTGAAACGGATCGATATCAGATTCTTGAAGTGATCGACGAGGATCATTGGATCCCACTCGTTAGCGATAAGCCCGGTCGCTACCAACTCAGCAGGGAGAGTGTTGGAAGTCGATATGCGTACGTGATTGTGCGCACTCAAGTGAATATGCAGGACCCTGCTGATCTTAAGGAGGCGGCAGAGATCCAAGGGAAAATTGCGCTGGTTCAGGATAAAGCCGGTGAGTTTGTCAGCAAAAATAAGTACGACATGGATGAAATTCTTGCTATTCGGGCTGGCTACCAGAAGCGGATGCAACCCGAGGGTTTGACCTCCGAAATGGTCTTTGGCAAAAAGGGTGAGATTTCAGATGAGATGCGTGATTTCGGTGTTGCTTTGGGCTGGGGTGGCCTTCCCAAGCAGGGGGCTGTGTATCCCTTCCCCACAATTGTCGATTCCACTGAGCCTCACGTGTTGGTGCTGAAGGATGTTCCCAATGACCCAAGGGCATTCTGGTCAGTCACTGTCTATGACAAGGATGGTTTTGCAGTGGGCGAAAAGTACAATGTAAATAGTGCTTTCGCGAAGAAAAATGATAAAGGTGAGTATGTAATGCACCTCGGAGGTGACAAGAGTCAGGACAACTACCTCGATATCTATCCTGGTTGGAATGTCGCGGTGCGGATCTATTCACCAACAGAAGCATATTTCAACGGCACGTGGACTGCACCACAGTTTGAGCCCGCAAAATGA
- a CDS encoding DUF1254 domain-containing protein, translating to MSFQKKAITGALALGLGVLTVACGQPKSSSDQPSSTANPEQAPASVGTAKKDCPKPAVSIQSDTVVPVTKENYSEAETQTIFAKYIADVSAATCTGGLGTILNLQKAADPKDRTVIRINFDTLYSWLILDLTTPATFTLPQTNGRYQSAMVVNGQGYVYVEKEPGDYTLTEDEVGSRYALVAFRTGVNIQDPDDVAQAQALQAKLSVTQAKTGEYVQPNQWDLEQMMALRAAYNEERNEKGVKSESLFGRPGEVTPEQNNMGVAVGIGGLPKEGAVYLFYTPSSSEPQTLKLNDVPNGDNAFWSLTVYDKDGFPVGENFNVNSAFAEADAQGDVTLHFGGDTTQPNYLEIYPGWNATFRIYNPKPAYFDGSWVRPELELK from the coding sequence ATGTCTTTTCAAAAGAAAGCTATCACTGGTGCTCTCGCTCTTGGTTTGGGTGTCTTAACCGTTGCCTGCGGCCAGCCCAAAAGTTCTTCGGATCAGCCTTCGTCGACTGCCAATCCTGAGCAGGCTCCTGCTTCAGTAGGCACAGCAAAAAAGGATTGCCCTAAGCCTGCTGTTTCAATTCAAAGCGACACAGTTGTGCCAGTTACCAAGGAAAACTATTCCGAAGCTGAAACGCAGACGATCTTTGCCAAATACATCGCCGATGTTTCAGCTGCAACCTGCACCGGAGGTTTGGGAACGATTTTGAATCTCCAGAAGGCTGCGGATCCCAAGGATCGGACGGTGATTCGCATTAATTTTGACACCTTATATTCCTGGTTGATTCTCGATCTGACCACTCCGGCGACATTTACGCTTCCGCAAACCAATGGCCGCTACCAGAGCGCCATGGTGGTTAATGGACAGGGGTACGTGTATGTGGAAAAAGAGCCTGGTGATTACACCCTTACAGAAGACGAGGTCGGGAGCCGCTATGCCTTAGTAGCATTCCGTACCGGTGTGAACATTCAGGATCCTGATGATGTAGCACAGGCCCAGGCTCTGCAGGCCAAGTTGTCGGTTACTCAGGCTAAGACAGGCGAGTATGTGCAACCCAACCAATGGGATCTTGAGCAGATGATGGCTCTCCGTGCGGCTTATAACGAAGAGCGAAACGAGAAAGGTGTGAAGTCGGAATCGCTCTTTGGTCGGCCCGGTGAAGTCACCCCGGAGCAAAATAATATGGGTGTGGCTGTTGGAATTGGCGGATTACCGAAGGAAGGTGCTGTTTATCTCTTCTACACGCCATCATCATCTGAGCCTCAAACGCTGAAGCTTAATGATGTTCCGAATGGAGATAATGCTTTTTGGTCGCTAACGGTGTACGACAAGGATGGATTCCCGGTTGGTGAGAATTTCAATGTGAATAGTGCATTTGCCGAGGCAGACGCACAAGGTGATGTGACGCTGCATTTTGGTGGTGATACTACACAACCCAACTATTTGGAGATTTACCCGGGCTGGAATGCCACCTTCCGGATCTACAATCCAAAACCCGCTTATTTCGATGGTTCGTGGGTTCGGCCTGAGTTGGAGCTCAAATGA
- a CDS encoding ferric reductase-like transmembrane domain-containing protein, giving the protein MARLGWRLTASVTFAILAGLALHFGVSGWTSTSVAAGIDATGRSSLALFSMAFVASSVQRLWPSSLSQWMLQNRRWIGLSFASSHGIHLALILAMSLDFPDPFLSEQPAGKWLVGGMAYLLIALMALTSTNAAQRWMGMKHWKRLHVIGSYWIWAEFALTYVSHVKKGPADFYAPFLVFTLVLLVIRWVGHIKPKSPLSPVSG; this is encoded by the coding sequence ATGGCTCGTCTTGGCTGGCGACTGACGGCCTCGGTGACGTTCGCGATTCTGGCGGGCCTTGCGCTGCATTTCGGCGTGTCTGGATGGACGTCGACGTCAGTTGCGGCAGGCATCGATGCCACGGGGCGAAGCTCCCTGGCTCTCTTTTCGATGGCCTTCGTGGCTTCGAGTGTGCAACGCCTCTGGCCGTCATCCCTGAGCCAGTGGATGCTGCAAAACAGGCGCTGGATCGGGCTGAGTTTTGCGTCGTCCCACGGGATTCACTTGGCCTTGATCCTTGCGATGTCTCTGGATTTCCCTGATCCATTCCTGAGTGAGCAGCCCGCAGGGAAGTGGCTGGTTGGCGGTATGGCGTATCTGTTGATTGCCTTGATGGCCCTCACGTCGACGAATGCGGCCCAACGATGGATGGGCATGAAGCATTGGAAGCGACTGCACGTGATTGGCTCCTATTGGATATGGGCAGAATTCGCCCTCACGTATGTGAGCCATGTGAAGAAAGGGCCAGCTGATTTCTATGCACCTTTTCTTGTGTTCACCCTGGTTCTCCTAGTGATTCGCTGGGTTGGCCACATCAAACCCAAAAGCCCGTTAAGCCCAGTGAGTGGATAG
- the pheS gene encoding phenylalanine--tRNA ligase subunit alpha: MSAPVTLQQLTDQLDALEQQAAAEIAEAADAAALEQLRVGLLGKKGRISGVLGAMGKLPGQERPLVGQRANVLKTQVQSLLGERLQAVKQAAMAERIAKESLDVTAPASGVPMGHRHPLITTTEEIVDLFLGLGYSVAEGPEVERDHYNFTALNIPEDHPARDMQDTFYLGGDLLMRTHTSPVQIRHLEDNPPPVRIVAPGRVYRRDAVDATHSPVFHQVEVLAIDEGLDFSHLRGTVMAFLKAFFGDLPVRFRASYFPFTEPSAEVDVQWRGRWLEVMGCGMVDPAVLEGLGLDPERYSGFAAGLGVERFCMVRHGIDDIRRLYTSDLRFLEQF; the protein is encoded by the coding sequence GTGAGCGCACCGGTCACCCTGCAGCAGCTCACCGATCAACTCGATGCCCTCGAGCAGCAGGCCGCGGCTGAGATCGCCGAGGCAGCCGATGCCGCTGCGCTCGAGCAACTGCGGGTCGGGCTGCTGGGCAAGAAGGGCCGCATCTCCGGTGTGCTGGGAGCCATGGGCAAGTTGCCCGGTCAGGAGCGTCCTCTGGTGGGCCAGCGCGCCAATGTGCTGAAAACGCAAGTGCAGTCGCTGCTGGGAGAGCGGCTACAGGCCGTGAAGCAGGCGGCCATGGCGGAGCGCATTGCCAAGGAAAGTCTGGATGTCACCGCTCCGGCTTCTGGGGTGCCGATGGGGCATCGCCATCCCCTGATCACCACCACAGAAGAGATCGTCGATCTGTTCCTGGGCCTCGGCTACAGCGTGGCCGAGGGGCCTGAAGTGGAGCGGGACCACTACAACTTCACCGCCTTGAACATCCCCGAGGACCATCCGGCCCGGGACATGCAGGACACCTTCTATCTCGGGGGTGACCTGCTGATGCGGACCCACACTTCGCCGGTGCAGATCCGCCATCTGGAAGACAACCCTCCGCCGGTGCGGATCGTGGCTCCCGGTCGGGTTTATCGCCGCGATGCCGTCGATGCCACCCATTCGCCGGTTTTCCACCAGGTGGAGGTGCTGGCCATTGATGAGGGACTGGATTTCAGCCACCTGCGCGGCACGGTGATGGCCTTCCTAAAGGCCTTCTTCGGCGACTTGCCGGTTCGCTTCCGGGCCAGCTACTTCCCCTTCACTGAGCCCTCAGCCGAGGTGGATGTGCAGTGGCGCGGCCGCTGGCTGGAGGTGATGGGCTGCGGCATGGTCGATCCCGCTGTACTGGAAGGGCTGGGCCTCGATCCCGAGCGTTACAGCGGTTTTGCCGCAGGCCTGGGGGTGGAGCGGTTCTGCATGGTGCGCCATGGCATTGACGACATTCGCCGGCTCTACACCAGCGATCTGCGCTTCCTTGAGCAGTTCTGA